The Triticum aestivum cultivar Chinese Spring chromosome 7B, IWGSC CS RefSeq v2.1, whole genome shotgun sequence genome window below encodes:
- the LOC123158684 gene encoding BTB/POZ and MATH domain-containing protein 2 — translation MSFVGVSVVDGGVLLGSPISPTTAGASGYHLLVIEGYSRTPALPYSGPIESRCFTVGGYRWSIYCDLVDNGGSLSLGLFLDVNPAGLVKAHVEFSFADETNEEPASIHGSEILELRCDQCHNGLKDIEIETLKKRLRDDSFTIRCDIVVLNPTSNTSQFIDVPPSDMQRNFTNLLLSREGTDVAFRVSGETFAAHRCVLAARSTVFRAALFSPMKEGMSSTVAAMQIDDMDAVVFKAMLGFIYGDVLPAVNEEEDEDVVLLQHLLVAADRYDLRRLRLMCEKKLHGYIGVGTVTIFIALAEQYGCDGLKKACYEFLRCPDNLRAVVDTDGFDDLCRSCPSLMKDMILGVLPPK, via the coding sequence ATGTCCTTCGTGGGTGTATCTGTGGTCGACGGCGGCGTGCTCCTGGGCTCTCCCATCTCCCCGACCACCGCCGGCGCCAGCGGTTACCACTTGCTTGTCATCGAAGGCTACTCGCGCACTCCAGCCCTGCCTTATAGCGGTCCCATCGAGTCTCGTTGCTTCACAGTCGGAGGCTATAGGTGGTCCATCTACTGCGATCTCGTCGACAACGGCGGTTCCTTATCACTCGGTCTTTTCCTGGACGTGAACCCTGCCGGTCTCGTTAAGGCACACGTCGAGTTTAGTTTTGCTGACGAGACCAACGAAGAGCCCGCCAGTATCCATGGCAGTGAAATACTCGAGCTCCGCTGCGATCAGTGCCATAACGGGTTGAAGGACATCGAAATTGAGaccttgaagaaacgcctcaggGACGACAGTTTCACCATCCGGTGCGACATCGTGGTCCTAAATCCCACAAGCAACACTTCTCAGTTCATAGACGTGCCGCCGTCCGACATGCAACGGAACTTCACCAACCTTCTGCTGTCCAGGGAGGGGACCGACGTGGCCTTCCGGGTCAGCGGCGAGACATTCGCCGCCCACCGTTGTGTCCTGGCTGCCCGATCTACCGTTTTCAGGGCGGCACTCTTCAGCCCAATGAAGGAAGGAATGTCGTCCACTGTCGCCGCCATGCAGATAGACGACATGGACGCTGTGGTGTTCAAGGCAATGCTAGGGTTCATCTACGGCGACGTGCTGCCGGCGGTgaatgaggaggaggacgaggacgtcgTGTTGCTGCAGCACCTGCTTGTGGCGGCGGACAGGTATGACCTCCGCAGGCTGAGGCTGATGTGTGAGAAGAAGCTGCACGGGTACATCGGCGTGGGCACTGTGACGATCTTCATTGCGCTCGCCGAGCAGTACGGCTGTGATGGGCTGAAGAAGGCGTGCTATGAGTTCCTACGGTGTCCGGACAACCTGAGGGCGGTGGTGGACACAGACGGCTTTGATGACTTGTGCAGGAGTTGCCCCTCTCTTATGAAGGACATGATCCTTGGCGTGCTACCGCCAAAGTAG